A single Rhopalosiphum padi isolate XX-2018 chromosome 4, ASM2088224v1, whole genome shotgun sequence DNA region contains:
- the LOC132930618 gene encoding uncharacterized protein LOC132930618, which translates to MARIILTALLTSMVCRGLSNSQSGSFQVTSFQNSSGLYFEAMGPLRISYTNWDFITYVNLTTYYMKYQILQKFHDQTGDICIQLKKREDSILTSACTDFIQSTVPFMQEIESNLNSVIRILGSDHRTSEHPNRQSRGLINAVGRLANILFGVCSDQDAEFFYKNIEHLARSEDKYVHLSQEQIRIVSSVINNVNSTMHELLTDDQKLQQNINRIEEQSRHSEATINVLEIQNTFLEHTAILTVFLNQFAWETQNLQSIVNSALNGLMHTNVYPPSQLIHELKQIQLTLPSTLELPITESHLSIPELFRTSKLSVVYIQQNLVFVTRIPLLSNLRFNLFHNIPLPIPTNKGNILIIEPQAQYLAISDTNEYHFSLTDDQYEKCETLFSFKLCVNPEAISKSKHQDNCEVSLYNSPYQTIGACNFKYLNLNTTIWHKLYLQNAWLYYCISQAVTVTCAQNSSRILLNGTGKIQISDNCVIYTENLILTPSRTLSSEIHRDFVPENPNLHAILKMPEIINSRVPEQIDTNKYFKNFNQLAEDAKKLKELSKMYNDTNIFVNPDHHFIIVYCIVILIIVIILYMLIKYKCNLPRLYRPEIAEPQNVAEYVQSTHSLTKF; encoded by the exons atggcAAGGATCATTTTAACTGCACtact AACCTCAATGGTATGTCGTGGGCTTTCAAACTCTCAGAGCGGAAGTTTCCAAGTTACTTCATTTCAGAACTCATCGGGCTTATACTTTGAAGCAATGGGACCTCTTCGCATTTCCTACACCAATTGGGATTTTATCACTTACGTGAATCTAACAACTTATTACATGAAGTACCAAATACTCCAGAAATTCCATGACCAAACGGGcgatatttgtattcaattgaaaaaaagaGAGGATTCGATCTTAACTAGTGCGTGTACGGATTTCATACAATCCACGGTTCCGTTCATGCAAGAAATTGAATCAAATCTCAATTCTGTCATACGAATCCTTGGGTCAGACCACAGAACCTCTGAACATCCGAACCGACAATCTCGTGGGTTGATAAATGCAGTAGGAAGGCTAGCAAACATTCTTTTTGGAGTTTGCTCCGATCAGGATGCAGAATTCttttacaaaaacattgaaCATCTTGCTCGTTCCGAGGATAAATATGTTCATCTATCACAGGAACAGATACGCATAGTCTCTTCAGTCATAAATAACGTAAATTCCACCATGCATGAACTGCTAACAGATGATCAGAAATTGCAGCAGAATATAAACAGAATAGAAGAACAATCAAGGCATTCTGAGGCAACAATCAATGTATTGGAAATACAAAACACCTTCCTGGAACACACTGCAATATTGACAGTTTTCCTAAACCAATTTGCTTGGGAAACTCAAAACCTCCAATCCATTGTCAACTCAGCGTTAAATGGATTGATGCATACAAATGTCTACCCCCCATCTCAATTGATTCACGAACTTAAACAAATACAACTGACATTACCTTCTACACTAGAGCTACCTATAACTGAATCTCATTTATCTATCCCGGAATTATTCCGTACATCCAAGTTAAGCGTAGTGTACATCCAACAGAATCTCGTATTTGTAACCCGTATACCCTTATTGTCAAACCTTCGGTTTAACCTGTTTCATAATATTCCACTTCCGATACCTACAAATAaaggtaatatattaatcattgaaCCACAAGCTCAGTACTTGGCAATAAGCGATACTAACGAATATCATTTCAGTCTAACCGACGATCAGTATGAAAAATGTGAAACATTGTTCTCTTTTAAGTTATGTGTAAATCCTGAGGCTATTAGTAAATCTAAACACCAGGATAATTGTGAGGTATCTTTGTACAATTCCCCGTATCAAACGATAGGAGCttgtaatttcaaatatctGAACCTAAATACTACAATCTGGCATAAGCTTTATCTACAAAACGCGTggttatattattgcatttcgCAAGCAGTTACAGTAACATGCGCACAAAACTCTAGCAGAATCCTACTCAACGGTACaggaaaaattcaaatttccgataattgtgttatatatacAGAAAATCTGATTTTAACACCATCAAGAACCCTATCATCAGAAATTCATAGAGATTTCGTTCCAGAAAATCCGAATCTGCacgcaatattaaaaatgccaGAAATAATTAACAGCCGTGTTCCCGAGCAAatagatacaaataaatattttaaaaattttaatcagtTAGCTGAAGATGCTAAAAAACTGAAAGAATTATCTAAAATGTACAACGATACCAACATATTTGTAAATCCAGatcatcattttattatagtttattgtattgtcattttaataatagttataattctgTACATGTTGATCAAATATAAGTGTAATCTACCTCGACTCTACAGACCGGAAATAGCAGAACCCCAGAATGTAGCAGAGTATGTGCAATCCACACACTCCCTTACAAAATTCTAA